The sequence ATTTAGGTGAAAAGTCATAAATGCAAATTATGGTTACaccatttgattttaaaaaaagtaagatcAAAAGTAATAATTTGACACTAATTGTTTGTTTAGATAATTACAATGTAAAGAAAACACTATACTAAAATGTGCAATTGATCTCCATAAATTTTGATCTTTAAAATATTGgttacttaacaatcaattccTGAAATCAAACGATCATCATTGTTAATCATGTACTGATAAACATGGACATTACTTATGAAAGATACTCAATGTAATGTACAATTGATTTCTTAGATAGACTTGAAGATATAAAATTGATCTAgagataaatgaaaaaaaaaatatatgagagaattcacacacacaaacaagATGTTGATGAAGAGTTATTTAGCATGCCTTTTTGTTATCTTTTCGAGTAATAAACCATAACAATCTTCACTATCTACACACTCAATTCTTAAATAAGATACTGTTAAAATGACTTGAATGTTGGCGCATAAAGAATATTCGTCGATGCAACTCAAAAGAAGCTCCACAAAAATTCCCTGTAGCAATTCGTTCAAAATAATGATAAAGTTGTATTagcattaatttttattctttatttttatctatttcgaTTGTGAAATAACCATACTAGATTATAAGCAAAACGGCCAAATAATAGGTATcgagaaatagaaaaagaaaaaactgttataagcataaaatttatttgagcgaataatttttatttcagaaAGTGAAAATAGCTTTgtaacaaaagaagaagaaaaaaggaaaatagctTTTATGACATGAAAAGTTGGATTTTTCAAAGAATAGTTCAAAGCCTGATGGGCCTTCCAAAgtcacaaatgggtgatcattGAATGAGCCAGCCCATATATAGTATAAAACTCGCATTCACAGcccaaaaaaggagaaaaaaatgacaacattgcttgaatttgaaaatttcgTTTTTTTACGTCACGTGAGTGTCATCGAATACCGATAAAACGGAGCAAAACACACAACCTTAGCCTGATGCCTGAGTTGTCTGAGCCCGATGTCATCCATTTCATCGTCCATGTCCATGGATATGAAGCTAAAcctgtttttctttcttgtccTTTTTGCTTCTACAATTTCCTCTTCTCTTGCCAAGGGCTCCTTGCAACAAACCCTTCTTCCTTCAGGTCTTCTTTGCATCTCAAACTATGCATATtgccatttttcttttttggttttttttaatcaacttaAGACCGCGAAAAAAATGGGTTCTttgaaatttaactttttttttttgaaaataaattcttGGTTCAACCAATTTGAAACTTATAATTTGACTCCATGAGGAATTATGTTATAATAACTGTATTcaagattttgattttttattttattttatttaatgttgctctttataaataattttggacTTCTAGAGGTTCTGAATGGATGAGACTGTGGAAATCTCTTTAGTCTCTACCCTTTTCTTGCCCAAGGATTATTGACTTACATCTGGATTTATATTGtcagtttatatttttatttcaattgttACGTTTTGGAAGTTTGAAGTGAAATATTACCACTGGGGGGGGGTCAGAATTTGCATGGTTGTGATAATTAGCTTGATAAAGTTTGTTGTTTAGCTTGTAAAGtggaattttgaaattgaagttTCTAAATACATGTTTTTGTTGGTATTTGAAGAATTCAATGACTGTAGTAATGCAAGCCAGGCAAGGCATTTATTAGAGGATGAATCTCAGGCTCAGAAAAGGTAATAATAATGGATCTTCTCATGGACAGCTATGATGTAGTTATTGCTATGATTTGCTCCGCATTCAACTTCAAATAGtgagttttcatttttattatttatttattttctttagcaGTGTTGATTTGGCACAAGGATATATGTCCAATGATGACCTTGAATGGGCCATCCAAGAAATTGGACAAAGATGCAGCAACATTTCCAGGATATACAGGTGATTCCTCATTCTTGTGCAGTGCTTCTTACTTAATTATATAACTCAAAATTATGCCTCAGCAAATGACATTAGATCTTAATGCTCATTAATTCCCCCTTTCACGAATAAATGAACTTCTTAACAAGTTTGTGCTTCTTGCAATTGCTCAACTGACTTGCAatttgtttctctctttgaggGATTCTTGGAATGGGCTATCAGTATTGGAAAGAGTGTAAATGGTTTTCCACtggtaatttctttttctttttggaattCATTCATAACTTACATTTGAATCTAAGTAGTTTCATTTAAGCGAGTGTCGtcacttttttgttttccttcattccATATAGTGGGTGATAGAAATTTCTGACAAGCCAGGAGAAGAAGAGACTGAACCTGCATTTAAGGTGAGTGTTTGCCGCCCAATACCAGCGAAGCAACTTGCTTATGATATTGTTTTATTTCAATTGTACTGCTTTTGGCGGAGAAATATAACACAGACATGCGAAACTTTTAAAGTTAGAATATCATGACACATCGAATAGCAGTAGTGGACACAAACATATTGACATAAATTTTCCACTCATTTTAACCCTATTAATTCCCTTCTCTTTTTTACACATTACTAAAGTTGATTACttgttgaaaatagaaaaaagtatAGCATTATGTCAGAATACCACTTTTTCCGGGTTATAACTTAAGAGTTCGAGTTCATTAATTCTCCTATCTGTGTCGTATGGGATACTTGTCTTGATATTCCAAATTCTCTTTGTTCTTTATTAGGAACACTAATGCATTCTGCATGCATCAATTTACTGAACTGGCAGGAGATTATTGGGGTAAGTGATTAAATAATTCAAGGATTTGAAGTCTAAAAGAATTCATTGACTTATAAGTGTGTAAAAGACATTTGTCATAACAATCCCACTCCGTGTTCAATACCCCTCTAAAATAATGATCTCTGCTAATCTGTAATAAGATGTGAAACAATCTTAGGAACTACTACTCAAATACTtgattattgttttttctttgatgTTTATGTTTTTGCATAAAAGGTTTAATGAACTCTTGTTGCATTTTCTCTCAATAAGTTCTTATTTTATTGGGTTTTTTTACTCATATATGGATCagctgttttttcttttctggctATGATTTTTGTGCTCTATGCCATATTTATACTTCTGCTTTAGTGTTAGTTAATTCCCTGAAGAATGCTCTGTAATCTTGAATTCAGCAATTTTGTGACCATTAATACTGCTGCAGTTTATTGGAAATGTGCACGGTGATGAACCTGTGGGACGTGAGCTGCTTATATTTTTGGCCAATTGGTTATGTGATAACCATTTGAAGGATCCTTTggtatttttctttcctttatttgCACAGATATATTCTGGTCTCTTTCCCTGTCTTTGCATACATGACAAATACGTGCCTTTGCTGTTATTTAGCTGATGCTGGTGCAAATTTTCAAAGTTTATAAACTGTTGCGATATCTATTATTGAGAACAAAAACTCTACTGACTAACCAAGAGAACATTACTCTACAGCCTGATAActatctcttcatttttttccctctattgaaatttttatcaagaaaaaatagaaagaaaatcatCAAATCAAGGCTTTACCGTCCAGCTGTATATCCACTAGTCAAATTCCATGAAAAATCACAGAGGAAGGAATGCTTCATTCATTTCAATTTCGAACTTCAGATGAGTTATAAAAGACTATTTATGttacaaatttatttgataaataaatatgaactaTATTTCCTGTATTCACATCTTGCATTTGCCAGTGacactaatattattttatcattcagTTTTTACTTTTACAATTTCTGACTTTTAGTGAAATATTTCAGGCAACATTGATTGTGGAGAATGTTCACCTTCATTTACTTCCATCAATGAATCCTGATGGGTTTAGTTTAAAAAAGCGTGGTAATGCTAATAATATTGATCTGAATCGGGATTTTCCTGaccaggtatatatatatatatatattttaatagttaTCTGTATAAAGTATGTTGATAAAGTTGGTTTAAGGTTGTGGAGGATGCTTTATTCTTCTGCTGGACATGGCTTAAGAATTTGGAAAAGGGATTTGATACCCCATTCCATTAGCGTATAGATATTTTGTGTTTGGGTGCCTAGCCTACAATCAGATCTATGGTTACCTAATTCTTGTTGTACTGCTTGTATTAGGTCACCATAGCTTTGCATAGTATGGTGCTAGGTTGTATATATAACAGTACCACTTGTACTGTacttcatattatatataatactactatatttttgctgaaaaaaaaagttggttgAAGGTCATTGTTActatgaaatcaaattttaattagaatctATATTAATGTTCTCATCGTTATGACTGAAATTTTACTATTATGTTCATAAGATCATTCTAATAGTTGATTTACATTTATAAATGTCATTACATAAATTTATGTTACCTTTAATTGATGATTTTAATATTAGAACCATgaacttttactttttatatgtgAATGTTATCAATGTATACATATTTTTaccttatttaatttaaatttaaagtgacACCTTGGATATCATGTTATTTGTTATAATTGCTTCTATTTCTTGCTAGAGATCATCTGAACACTAACCTACTTATGTCTCAAATGAAACaacagttcattttttttaatgatgatgAGGATTCCCGGCAACCTGAAACAAGAGCAATAATGAATTGGTTGAGAGATATACGATTCACAGCATCTGCCACTTTGCATGGGGTATTAATTCTTTGGAATTCACATAATAAATTGCTtgcttgatttatttatttaattatttttgtgatgTCTACTCTGGGCTGAGCTGTTTATTTCCAGTTTTTCTTTTAGTTGTGGGGATCCTGTTATACATCAAGGAATTATATCCTTTCTTTCATTCTACAACATTTCAATTTTCTCCATTCCAAGATATAGATGATGCCTTAGCAGAATTATATGGGTTCGGTTAATGGCAATAAGATAAAGTTGTCAAAAGTCATTGAAAACTTGTTATATTTTCAGATCTCTTGAATATGAAGGTAACCAACCAGTTTCCAGTACCTGCTTCATGCTTTctgaaattttggaattttttttcctggcagtttatttcattttatatttcttctttCACCCTATGTTTGGATgcagagaaagaaaagaggagtaaagaaaaaaaaattgattttaaaattctgttgTTTGGTTGAAAAGAAAGTAGAGaggaaaaaatatctaaaaaacaaaattttgtatgttttatcttcatttcatatttcaaaattttttctctctcctattTTTTCCACTAATCAGAATTTAGTTTAAATGAAAACTGAATTGAGGAACTTTTCTGCATGTATTCTGCCAGTGTTTTCATAACTTGTGTTCATTTCTTTACTGACATTcacttctttttaaaaatttcattttatggttgaaaGGGCCAACATATGTGAAATAACCCTGAATAGTTGATCTTgtagaattgattttagctCGTCTTTATTAGTAATTTTCGTATTTATATGCAGAGTTTGTTCATTAATAGTgtctttttgtttaaaacctCAGGGGGCACTTGTTGCAAATTATCCATGGGATGGAAGTGATGATAAAAGGTGATAAAATACTTTATTTGTATTCATTCCATGCTATTTAATTTGCATTTTGTCTACTTAGCAACCCATTATGTGTGTTTCCTATATCATATGAAAAATGCTACGTAGTATTTCAGTAGTTCATTTTTttctagtaattttttttaccacacATCTAAGACTTGCAGTGTTGTATGGAGCTGAATGTTGGACGGTAAAAAGCCAGTAAGAGAACAAAGTCAATGTAGCAGATATGAGAACGTTGCAATTGATGAGTGGACATACTAGACAGCGTAGGATTAAACATGATTTATGACTGAACATTTTAATGTCATTTGATCCATGTCACAGGAAATGACTTGGTTGTTGTTCTTCCAAGAGTGCtagattttattgttattacttGTTAAGTTGAAATATGGTTACCAACCATTTTTTTCTCAAGTTTTCTTGTTGGATTTCAAATATTTTGctattttaagttattaacaTTTTGTGAGTGCTATGTTTCAATGCTATCACTTATTAAGTAGGAATATGCTCACCAAGCTTTGATTGTTGAAGATTCTTGCTGGctgtaaaatctttttttattctacGTAATTAATGATTTCATGAGATATCTGAGTTTCAGACCTCTACTAATGTCAACAACACCAAGGGAACTATGAATTTAGGACATACATAATGTCAGATGCTGTTTATCTCTTCTTGCTTTCAGACCATTTTCAGGGCACTACATTTATGTACTTGCTTTCAGACCATTTTCAGGGCACTGCATTTATGTACTTGCTTTCAGACCATTTTCAGTGCATTACATTTTTGTAGAGAGGTATAATGAATGACATGCTTCCAATCTGGACTcttgtgttgaatttttctattttatatgaataaattaCAGGACAAAGTATTATGGGTGTCCTGATGATGATGCATTTCGATTCATGTCAAGTATCTATAGTCACTCTCATTACAATATGTCTTCAAGCAAGGAATTTCTCGGTGGAATTACAAATGGAGCCGCATGGTATTGCTGTATAAAAGTATTGCATAGTAGTTCATGACTGAAGTCTGTTTCCTTTTAATATGTGCACAATTTACAAATGGTACTCACTGCAGGTACCCTCTATATGGGGGAATGCAAGATTGGAACTATATACATGCTGGCTGTTTTGAGTTGACCCTGGAAATTTGTGATAATAAATGGCCCAGTGCTGCTGAGGTTAGTTCTAGCTTCTAAACTGAGCAGTCTTTAAAATTACAAGTATATCTGGAATATAGCAAAATAATTAGGACAAATTAAACACACATCCCAAGTTTTAATGAAATTACACCTGATATCCTTTCCTTTTCTGACATTACTTTGACCTTCCTTGTTCTATATAAATGCATAAGAAATCACAGGATGTCTGTGTTAACGGGAAAAGTATACAGCAATATGTTGTTGTATAAATTAAGGGAGGCTtgaataaggtaaaaaaaatgagttaaacCTCAGGGTGTGAATGTAATTTTTccaaataattataagaaaacatgaaaaaagCAAGAAAATCTTGAGAGATAGGAATAAGGGATCCCACCGCTCAAAAACTTGAGATACATTCTGACATTATTTAATCATTCTATTTAAAGTTGCCATTGTTAAAACAAGTAGGATAAGAGAATATGATTTTAGCTGATCTATAGATCTGTCTGAACTCTGAAGCCAGATGAATTTCCATTGATAAATAATGAAAGCCAAATTTTATCAATACAACTGACAACTgttcctcttttttttaatatttttctccacATCCATTTACACAGCAAAGACTACGCCATCAAAATTTATTTCAGTTTCTATTTATTGCGCTGTGTTGTCTTCTATCTGCTCTTAACCGACATAAGCACGAGATACCGTTAGCCATGTAGAAGTATGGCCATAAGGCCCTAGACATCATGTTGACAGAATGGTGGCTAAAAGGAATATTCACTATGGGAATAGCAGCATTTTGACATGGTAGGGAGGAGTGAAGTGTGAACTCTGTcatagaaaattattaaaaggagaaagaagagtAGGGAGGGTAGGAAAGAATGAAAAAGGCCGGCTTTGGGAGGGGAGTAATATTCAGTGTATCTGCAAAATTTCCTTTACTTCTCTGCGTTCTCTTTCTGTAATTTCATTCTCAACAGAGTGATACCTCTGCTTGTAAGGAGCTTGTTTTCCGTTATTTGTACCGAAATTCCAAGTATCTGTCAGATACTTGGTTTGCATGATTTGCATCTACACATTGGTTATTGTTTACTTATCACTATTAAAAGTTTCTTATGTTGACTCctgtttattttgttaatatgcAGCTTCCTATTCTTTGGAGATACAACAAAATGAGCATGCTTAATCTTGTGGCAAGCCTGGTGAAGGTATGCTGTTTCTGTTAATATGCTTTACATAAAGAAATAATGTGAAATTTATATCCTGTCCTTTTGCTTTGGAATGTTTTTAGGAGCCTTTGAATGGTTCATGTAAATATTTGAGAGAGGATGTAGGAGACAACATTGCTGAGTGAATGTATAGTTGTATACAAGTGACTGTGGCTTTATGTATCAGTTTTATTTATGAAGAGAATGAGGCTCTTTACAGCCTCTCACAAGTGTGTGGTAGAGAGCGTTGCTAATGCATCTACTATATATaacaaagaatatatatatatttgatggaAGGAAACCTGAAAGACTCAGTTTCAAAATGTTTGAAATAAGATgtacaattatatttaaaggaagttccatatttttgtttattgagCTTAGttgcatttttattctttctgctatattttattttattggatcAAAAAATGACCTTTTacattatatttcaaaatatacgTGGGAGATTAGTTAGCAGATTCTCATATTTGCCTATGATTAAGGTGTCAGTGCCATTgctttttattaaattgattagcTATTTGTTTTCTACTCTCTAGACAGGAGTGCATGGAAGAATATATTCTTCAGGCGATGGAAGACCATTACCAGGCTCTATAACTGTCAGCGGAATAAATTACACGGTAAGTGTGAAAGTACATGTTCTTATAATCCATCTTTCCTTTTAAACATCTTGATCTCTATCCTCCCTCCTCTCTTTGTCTTTTCCATGAGAGGAAGTATGTATCTCTGCACATTTTTGTTCAATTAGATAAAGACATCAAATTTTTATGTGAAATCCCAATCTTGCTACAGTTTTGTTCAGGCTTCTGTAAAATTCTTTTCCCATTTCCCAGCATTGCCTTTTCTTACAATGCTGGTCTGTATTTGTACTGCATATTTGACTGATTGATTTAttagacaaaaatattttattttttaagtttagacttcatgtttcaaatttcaattgatAGCCTATGGATGGTTTTGTTCCTTTGCTACAATTCTTGATATTTCTCAACTGCATGTTTGTTTTTAAGCTTCACTTTGATGTTGTAATTTGGGTCTGTTGATTTTCTGGACTAACAGGTTAGAGCTGGAAAAACTTTTGGTGACTATCATCGCATACTCGCCCCAAGAGATAAATATGAAGGTATTctaatataattcaaattatctttttatagtATGGATTGAAGCCTACCTTGAAGATTTTctgaaataattaaatgataaaaattaaattctcatGATTTGGTGAAATCTTGGTGAGTAGGCGGGTTCTTAAGTTGTCTGAAGACaagttaaatgataaaattcctGGATGGGATATAGATTTCATAACAGCCCAGATGACAAAatcctcttttttattttattattattattaaattacacaattttcaGTTTTAGAGTTTTGTGATCAATTTCTCAATCTAAATTGCAGTAGTGGCAACCATGCCGGGCTACAAATCAAAGAATACAACTATTTGGTTGGACGAAGGACCTGTGACATTGGATTTTGTTCTTGACCCCGAAGTCAGTGTCAAAGGGAGTGTActacaaaatatctataaatgtGACTGTAATAATGAAAGCAAACAAGAATTTGTTCAGTTTCTTTGGGGAGCTCACTTGGAAGTTTTCTTTGTTGTGATTGTTATTTTAggatttttacttttattatttcataGAGGAGCAAAAGTCAAAATTTCCACAAGCAGACAGTCAGCGGGGGCAAAAAGAACTGTTGAGGTCTAAGTTTATTGATATGTAACCCACTAAGGTCAGTCTATGGGTAGGGAGTTACGATAGATGCATAAGGatttaagtttgattttctTTGTTGTCATTATACACCAAAAAAGGTTATTGATATCTTGtttgtattaaattttgttgtatattaAGGTGGGTAGAGAAGTCAAACCTTTTTCCATGTAAAGATTTCTTCAGATGGCTAACGTGAATTCATATTATTGAATGCTGttgttaaaagaaattaaaactatttCCATATGAATATTTCTGAAGATGGATAATGTTATTTCATGTTACTCAATGCTTCAACTCTTGCCCCATTTCAGTTCTTGAAAAGAACACAGAtgatgaaaaatgaaaactaaaagAACATTGCCCAAGATATTCAATTGTACTGGACACCTGCAGAATAGTATATCAATGAGATTAACCTTAAGTTAGTGATTAATCTTGTTAGCAAGGGAAAATTCtcaaaatgttatattttatcatcaaaatctaataaatacatatattaaGTGAAAGAGTAGTGCTAGAACATTctttctaaatatattttattattaattaaaatttattgaaaactataaaatatgaagagacttattaaataataaaaatatataattttcaataaatttaagtGTAGAGATATgtttaaaaaagtatattagaGAGTTTGTTAATaacatttctctcttttaagtGAAATTCACATTGCACGACCACATGAACCATTTTAGGGAAAACTGAACCTAGGAATATATCCTTGTTTTTGCACGGGTATAAGCCAAACAATAACTCAAACAAAATACCCGTGATTTTCAGACAAATTGTAAACGCAACATTTGAACgggaaaaatattataaaaacttaATCTGTAATAGCTGTAAAGTTCCAATTTATAACTTGCTATATATTTAATAGTGTCCATTactaaattttaatgttaatttccACCCCCTGAAAAGTATGTAGCCCTCAGACTATATATCAATGTCATTGTCATTACTTTTAGAGCGAATTACATTAATCTCCCTTGAGGTGAGGTCGTTAGCGGGTTTCAAAGCAAATTACATACAGAtcgaagattttttttttggttacatACAGATCCAAGATAAACAAGAAGCTAAGggcctatttattttaaacttggataaaattaattttaaactgttacatgaaattaaaatgtgtATCCAAATTAATATGTTGTAAACTTATGATACGTGTTTCATTAAAAGTGCGAGAAATGAATTTTAGGGGATACGTATATTatgaacttcattttttttttcatccaataTCCCT comes from Glycine soja cultivar W05 chromosome 20, ASM419377v2, whole genome shotgun sequence and encodes:
- the LOC114403285 gene encoding carboxypeptidase SOL1-like isoform X2; translation: MSSISSSMSMDMKLNLFFFLVLFASTISSSLAKGSLQQTLLPSEFNDCSNASQARHLLEDESQAQKSVDLAQGYMSNDDLEWAIQEIGQRCSNISRIYSIGKSVNGFPLWVIEISDKPGEEETEPAFKFIGNVHGDEPVGRELLIFLANWLCDNHLKDPLATLIVENVHLHLLPSMNPDGFSLKKRGNANNIDLNRDFPDQFIFFNDDEDSRQPETRAIMNWLRDIRFTASATLHGGALVANYPWDGSDDKRTKYYGCPDDDAFRFMSSIYSHSHYNMSSSKEFLGGITNGAAWYPLYGGMQDWNYIHAGCFELTLEICDNKWPSAAELPILWRYNKMSMLNLVASLVKTGVHGRIYSSGDGRPLPGSITVSGINYTVRAGKTFGDYHRILAPRDKYEVVATMPGYKSKNTTIWLDEGPVTLDFVLDPEVSVKGSVLQNIYKCDCNNESKQEFVQFLWGAHLEVFFVVIVILGFLLLLFHRGAKVKISTSRQSAGAKRTVEV
- the LOC114403285 gene encoding carboxypeptidase SOL1-like isoform X3; the encoded protein is MGHPRNWTKMQQHFQDIQGFLEWAISIGKSVNGFPLWVIEISDKPGEEETEPAFKFIGNVHGDEPVGRELLIFLANWLCDNHLKDPLATLIVENVHLHLLPSMNPDGFSLKKRGNANNIDLNRDFPDQFIFFNDDEDSRQPETRAIMNWLRDIRFTASATLHGGALVANYPWDGSDDKRTKYYGCPDDDAFRFMSSIYSHSHYNMSSSKEFLGGITNGAAWYPLYGGMQDWNYIHAGCFELTLEICDNKWPSAAELPILWRYNKMSMLNLVASLVKTGVHGRIYSSGDGRPLPGSITVSGINYTVRAGKTFGDYHRILAPRDKYEVVATMPGYKSKNTTIWLDEGPVTLDFVLDPEVSVKGSVLQNIYKCDCNNESKQEFVQFLWGAHLEVFFVVIVILGFLLLLFHRGAKVKISTSRQSAGAKRTVEV
- the LOC114403285 gene encoding carboxypeptidase SOL1-like isoform X1, which translates into the protein MSSISSSMSMDMKLNLFFFLVLFASTISSSLAKGSLQQTLLPSEFNDCSNASQARHLLEDESQAQKSSVDLAQGYMSNDDLEWAIQEIGQRCSNISRIYSIGKSVNGFPLWVIEISDKPGEEETEPAFKFIGNVHGDEPVGRELLIFLANWLCDNHLKDPLATLIVENVHLHLLPSMNPDGFSLKKRGNANNIDLNRDFPDQFIFFNDDEDSRQPETRAIMNWLRDIRFTASATLHGGALVANYPWDGSDDKRTKYYGCPDDDAFRFMSSIYSHSHYNMSSSKEFLGGITNGAAWYPLYGGMQDWNYIHAGCFELTLEICDNKWPSAAELPILWRYNKMSMLNLVASLVKTGVHGRIYSSGDGRPLPGSITVSGINYTVRAGKTFGDYHRILAPRDKYEVVATMPGYKSKNTTIWLDEGPVTLDFVLDPEVSVKGSVLQNIYKCDCNNESKQEFVQFLWGAHLEVFFVVIVILGFLLLLFHRGAKVKISTSRQSAGAKRTVEV